Part of the Candidatus Binatia bacterium genome is shown below.
AACCGTCGTCCTGGCCGCGGGCGTCCGTCCGGTCAGCCCGCTCGCGGAAGCGGTGAAGAATCTGGTCTCGGAAGTCCACGTGATCGGCGACGCCGGATGTCCGGGCAGCGCCATGGACGCCATCGCCGCCGGGGCGGGAATCGGCAGGCAAATCTAGCGCGCTGAAGTCTGGAGAGGAGACGGAACACAATGGCCCACACCACGCATCCACCACTGGCAAGCGTTCGCGTGATCGAGAGTTCCCTGCTCGGCCCGGGAGCGATCACGACGCATCTAGCCGACCTCGGCGCCGAGGTCATCAAAGTGGAATCACCGTCCGGCGACTACGTTCGCGATATGACCTGGCCGATCATCAACGGCGTGTCGCTTTTCCACCTGCACATCAGCCGCGGCAAGAA
Proteins encoded:
- a CDS encoding CoA transferase; this translates as MAHTTHPPLASVRVIESSLLGPGAITTHLADLGAEVIKVESPSGDYVRDMTWPIINGVSLFHLHISRGK